The genomic window AAGCTTATATACAGACATTCTGACCGTTTGGAAGTGGTTGCATATTCAGATTCGAATTTTGTTGGAAACACAGATACAAGAAAGTCTACTTCAGGATACATCTTCCTTCTTATTGGAAGTGTCGTATCTTggaaaagtataaaacaaactaTTGTTGCATCATCCACTATGGAGGCAGAATTTATCGCATGCTATGAAGCTACAGCATAGGCATAATGGTTGAAGAATTTTATATCTAGCCTAAAGGTTGTCGATTCTGTTACTAGGCCATTGAAGATTTTCTGTGATAATTCGGCTACAGTTTTCTTctctaaaaataacaaaaatggaAGCCAAAATAAGCACATTAATATAAAGTGTTTGGTtgttaaagaaaatattaacaagctgttagatgtatgccctagaagccaatctggctgacacattattaattctggacataaatttgtacttgactttattattattgaataataaatggacatcttttcattcatattgtttatgtgtctatgaatcgtccaaggaattaataagatgatgatacatattctcaagagttgagaatttgagccatgtatcattggtgattaatttttaaatgctcctgatcaatggatcatcacgaggacggtgatcgatctgatcagtgcacagatcgctttccttatggatggacgagactcgagtccacagtgtagggacactgaagtgatagtgcaggtgcttgttagagaacaaggtactgagcgtgaccaagacaagaagtcacttggatgtctatccactcgtcagtgacttgcttgatgttgcagtagtgtgactggtcctttgacctgcggtgcttcggctactcacagtgaggttattgtagtttgattgcacatacacatggtctctagccatatgggtccttgtagtgtagattggctgcagtaagttcactgtaggagtagggtacgcacctacaaggaatctatcgaccttgatagatgaggagtgatcctatgtgatttattagactgagttctaagaccttggccagggcagaatatacagtgaaaaagagttttctactctcaaactcaagtcgaataaatctagacatatgacagacgacggggtttgacgagttatccatgacctccggtctgtaggaatccacgatagaaggactgtatcacacgataactgcacctagaggttcatcattctattctgctgggtagccactacatactgctaggtgtcactggtggatggtgagactcacaggatcatcttgatggtcgataaaccctgatgagttgagttgaaattgtttcaacccattgaaaggagttttc from Phoenix dactylifera cultivar Barhee BC4 unplaced genomic scaffold, palm_55x_up_171113_PBpolish2nd_filt_p 000433F, whole genome shotgun sequence includes these protein-coding regions:
- the LOC120106026 gene encoding secreted RxLR effector protein 161-like, with amino-acid sequence MKDIPYASVVGSLMYAQVCTRPDIGYPVEMFGRYQSNPDIEHWKAVKTVMRYLQGNKDFKLIYRHSDRLEVVAYSDSNFVGNTDTRKSTSGYIFLLIGSVVSWKSIKQTIVASSTMEAEFIACYEATA